The following are encoded in a window of Lactobacillus panisapium genomic DNA:
- a CDS encoding L-rhamnose isomerase, giving the protein MVSDKEVESAYKVAKERYAEVGVDTEEVLKKLQNIRVSLPCWQGDDIHGFLTPDEALSGGIGVSGNYPGIAKTPEELTKDLEEAFKLIPAKQRLQLHQIYAVTNGKKKDVSEVGPKDFKFWVDWAKENGIYLDFNPTFFSSPKVKENMTLASPEKGVRDYWIQVGKNARAISNYFGEEQGAQSVDNFWIMDGMKDEPISRLDPRERLIESLDEINKEKYDEKNTIESYEGKLFGTGVESYTVGSHFFYDNYALTRNKFWCMDIGHFHEAEDPSDYLSAFLAFGKGMFLHITRPVHWDSDHVPTLEDRTIRMMSALIRDNLLSKTVIGLDFFDASINRVAAWVIGTRATQKALLLGLLAPIDKLKEVENQYDFTLRFAETEELKSFPFGAVWDEFCLRNNVPVGMDWYKELKDYEKNVQFKRN; this is encoded by the coding sequence ATGGTTAGCGATAAAGAAGTAGAATCAGCGTATAAAGTTGCTAAGGAACGTTATGCTGAAGTTGGCGTTGATACAGAAGAAGTTTTAAAGAAGCTGCAGAACATCAGAGTTTCTCTTCCTTGTTGGCAAGGTGATGATATTCATGGTTTCTTAACTCCAGATGAAGCACTGTCAGGTGGTATCGGGGTTTCGGGCAATTACCCAGGTATTGCTAAGACACCAGAAGAATTGACGAAGGACTTGGAGGAAGCATTTAAATTGATTCCTGCCAAGCAAAGATTGCAATTGCACCAAATTTACGCCGTTACAAATGGTAAGAAGAAAGATGTTTCCGAAGTTGGTCCTAAAGACTTTAAGTTCTGGGTTGACTGGGCAAAGGAAAATGGCATTTACTTAGACTTTAACCCAACATTTTTCTCAAGTCCTAAAGTTAAAGAAAATATGACTTTGGCTAGTCCAGAAAAAGGCGTTCGTGATTACTGGATTCAGGTTGGAAAAAATGCTCGTGCTATTTCTAATTATTTTGGTGAAGAGCAAGGTGCTCAATCTGTTGATAACTTCTGGATTATGGATGGAATGAAGGATGAGCCAATCAGCAGATTGGATCCTCGTGAACGTCTAATTGAATCTTTGGATGAAATCAACAAAGAAAAATATGATGAAAAGAACACAATAGAATCATATGAAGGTAAGCTGTTTGGTACGGGTGTTGAAAGCTATACTGTTGGTTCACACTTCTTCTATGACAACTACGCTTTGACTAGAAATAAGTTCTGGTGCATGGACATTGGACACTTCCACGAAGCTGAAGATCCATCAGATTACCTATCAGCATTCTTGGCATTTGGCAAAGGCATGTTCTTACACATTACACGTCCAGTTCACTGGGATAGTGACCATGTTCCAACATTGGAAGACAGGACGATTAGAATGATGTCAGCTTTGATAAGAGATAATTTATTGTCAAAGACTGTTATTGGCCTTGATTTCTTTGATGCATCAATTAATCGTGTAGCTGCTTGGGTAATTGGTACTCGTGCAACGCAAAAAGCCCTGCTTCTTGGTTTGTTAGCACCAATTGATAAATTGAAAGAGGTAGAAAACCAATATGACTTTACTCTTCGTTTTGCTGAAACTGAAGAATTGAAATCATTCCCATTTGGTGCAGTCTGGGATGAATTCTGCTTAAGAAATAATGTTCCTGTTGGCATGGATTGGTATAAAGAACTGAAGGATTACGAAAAGAACGTTCAGTTTAAGAGAAATTAA
- the rhaD gene encoding rhamnulose-1-phosphate aldolase, whose amino-acid sequence MAKFIDSTFVRDMCNITRQSYDNGWDERNGGNMSIRIKPEELTDYDDIKTVKRTFDLGFDASALAGQYFLVTGTGRYFRNVFQNTEQDLGLVKISADGKKGEIVWGYTDGAMPTSEFPTHLMNHIARLKLDSNQRVVMHCHVTNLIAMSFTQPLNEKYFSKIIWKMQAESMPVLPEGLGIIPYETPGTTIIGEHTAAKVADGFRVVMWPHHGMFAVGDTPDECFGLIETVEKAATIFTAIQAQGGNRLDEITDKQLVEIAKYFHVSPRKGFLD is encoded by the coding sequence ATGGCTAAATTTATTGATTCAACTTTTGTTAGAGATATGTGCAACATTACTCGTCAGAGTTATGATAATGGCTGGGATGAGCGTAATGGTGGCAATATGAGCATTCGGATTAAACCTGAAGAGCTCACTGATTATGATGATATTAAAACAGTTAAAAGAACGTTTGACCTTGGCTTTGACGCCAGCGCATTGGCTGGACAATACTTTTTAGTTACGGGTACTGGCAGGTATTTTAGAAATGTTTTCCAAAATACTGAGCAAGACTTAGGCTTAGTTAAAATTAGTGCTGATGGTAAAAAGGGTGAAATTGTTTGGGGCTACACTGATGGTGCTATGCCTACAAGTGAATTTCCAACCCACTTGATGAACCATATTGCTCGGTTAAAGCTTGATTCAAACCAAAGGGTAGTAATGCACTGTCATGTTACCAACTTAATTGCCATGTCGTTTACTCAACCGCTTAATGAAAAATACTTTAGTAAGATTATCTGGAAAATGCAAGCTGAATCAATGCCTGTTTTACCCGAAGGACTAGGAATTATCCCCTATGAAACACCTGGGACTACAATTATTGGCGAGCATACTGCTGCTAAAGTTGCAGATGGCTTTAGAGTCGTTATGTGGCCTCACCATGGTATGTTTGCCGTGGGTGATACTCCAGATGAATGCTTTGGCTTAATCGAAACGGTTGAAAAAGCTGCTACTATTTTTACTGCTATTCAAGCACAAGGAGGAAATAGATTAGATGAAATTACCGATAAGCAATTAGTCGAAATTGCAAAGTACTTCCATGTATCCCCGAGAAAAGGATTTTTAGATTAA
- a CDS encoding DNA/RNA non-specific endonuclease, with the protein MKLRKVIVTFLIATGLLTGYEVTNNNATTAVSAQTEQLTQTSELHLAPSAAQAEFMKPWAYQEERQLSLMDLDSLGRGQGSHIQVKKSQLPTEPRAPRLTVNPSGWHNYKIETTKNGKPYTAWAFNRGHLVGYQFSGLNNELRNLITETAYLNQGSTTGMDDDNPKAMLYYENRLRQWINDHPQSKLDYAVIPLYNQNELVARQVLLSFVGVTPANRQTKIKMPVKGLTMKGKVTQVILNNDSPLLDINYLTGEATVLNSKKYLRQKAIQEEELRRAENSTDNSDN; encoded by the coding sequence ATGAAACTAAGAAAAGTAATAGTTACATTCTTAATCGCAACTGGCCTATTGACGGGCTATGAAGTTACCAATAACAATGCCACAACAGCAGTTTCAGCTCAAACGGAACAGCTTACGCAGACAAGTGAGTTGCATCTTGCTCCGAGTGCGGCGCAAGCCGAATTTATGAAACCTTGGGCTTACCAAGAAGAGCGGCAATTAAGCTTAATGGATTTAGACAGCTTAGGTCGAGGACAAGGCAGCCACATTCAAGTTAAAAAGTCACAATTGCCAACTGAGCCGCGTGCCCCGCGACTAACAGTTAATCCAAGTGGTTGGCATAACTATAAAATAGAAACGACCAAAAATGGTAAGCCATATACTGCTTGGGCATTTAATCGGGGACACTTGGTTGGTTACCAGTTTTCTGGTTTAAATAATGAATTGCGCAACTTAATAACTGAAACGGCATACCTCAACCAGGGTTCAACAACTGGAATGGATGATGATAATCCTAAGGCAATGCTCTATTACGAGAATCGTTTACGCCAATGGATTAATGACCATCCGCAAAGCAAGTTAGACTATGCCGTAATTCCGCTCTATAATCAAAATGAATTAGTAGCGCGGCAAGTTTTACTTAGTTTTGTTGGGGTGACTCCGGCCAATCGGCAAACTAAAATAAAAATGCCAGTAAAAGGCTTGACCATGAAAGGAAAAGTCACTCAGGTAATCTTAAATAATGATTCACCGCTACTTGATATTAATTACTTAACTGGTGAAGCAACAGTTCTTAATAGTAAGAAATATCTCCGTCAAAAAGCAATTCAGGAAGAAGAATTGCGGCGCGCTGAAAATTCAACAGACAATTCCGACAATTAA
- a CDS encoding DUF6994 family protein has product MKLKKYLQFPQCSLNEFLALPKKETLLFDFLTQGEEADRTKLTNEIYCQIFPWFDKQTMAGDTLITYRIPIKQFYGKYYRYLERKKQLEILQTIEKFTPHGKQQIFEFEMVDKKGQPYMQLCNNYHLGNFGILPKHNGINPKRAVGPYFDYFDSFIKVLDDFYNQSMIADDQLKKAIFQQKDYFEVFGSFRNFISANYLQTFIDDSYNQKLVAKNLSGCSSFEEYVAVATKIIGQRGKQLWAALQRAK; this is encoded by the coding sequence ATGAAATTAAAAAAATATCTTCAATTTCCCCAATGTTCGCTCAATGAATTTTTAGCGTTACCTAAAAAAGAGACCCTTCTTTTTGATTTCTTAACACAGGGAGAAGAAGCTGACCGTACTAAGCTGACAAATGAAATTTATTGCCAAATTTTCCCGTGGTTTGATAAGCAAACCATGGCTGGAGACACCTTAATTACCTACCGCATTCCAATTAAACAGTTTTATGGGAAATATTATCGGTACTTAGAAAGAAAAAAGCAGCTGGAAATTTTGCAAACTATTGAAAAATTTACTCCACATGGGAAGCAACAAATTTTTGAGTTTGAAATGGTCGATAAAAAGGGCCAGCCTTATATGCAACTCTGTAATAATTATCATTTAGGTAATTTTGGTATTTTACCTAAACACAATGGTATTAACCCAAAAAGGGCAGTAGGGCCATATTTTGACTACTTCGATAGTTTTATTAAGGTTCTAGATGATTTTTATAATCAAAGCATGATAGCAGATGATCAATTAAAAAAAGCGATTTTTCAACAAAAAGACTATTTTGAAGTATTTGGAAGTTTTCGCAATTTTATTAGTGCTAATTACCTACAAACATTTATTGATGATAGTTATAATCAAAAGTTAGTTGCTAAAAATTTATCTGGTTGTTCCAGTTTTGAAGAATATGTTGCGGTAGCAACAAAGATAATTGGTCAACGCGGAAAACAGCTTTGGGCTGCCTTACAAAGGGCAAAATAA
- a CDS encoding AraC family transcriptional regulator: MLSPEIEQELLQITPVEQRQIDNHGQNIEDVTLESIPETGPIQIMPYWNFFDYGRIAVTESNRFSYIPAHKHKFIELNYCISGQSMQYIDDKKIILNPGQLLIMDRNVQQRINYARKKDILVNILIRDNYEVSLLLDQIDLECNTMVKLLANSTKHNFNHNNYLVFDLNNNLVAKQLIENIITLGLNQQGKNIQPIQAMMRALILCVEDSDIVKEVINFIEVKQDKNLQIIEYLNNHYQTVTLNSLADHFGYNSNYLGNKIKESSGHTFKELLQMRRLNIACNLIQITKMPLDEITAFVGYDNPSSLFRLFKSYLHLSPQEYRKRILLPRQLDENEGISLNPYFEE, from the coding sequence ATGCTTAGTCCAGAAATAGAACAAGAGCTTTTACAAATTACGCCCGTAGAACAGCGCCAGATTGATAATCACGGTCAAAATATTGAAGATGTTACTTTAGAGTCAATTCCAGAAACTGGCCCAATTCAAATCATGCCCTACTGGAACTTTTTTGACTATGGACGAATAGCAGTCACTGAGTCCAACCGCTTCTCTTATATTCCTGCTCATAAACACAAATTTATTGAATTAAATTATTGTATTTCGGGTCAGAGCATGCAGTATATCGATGATAAAAAAATAATTCTTAATCCCGGACAGCTTCTAATTATGGATCGTAATGTCCAGCAAAGAATTAATTATGCCCGGAAAAAAGATATCTTAGTGAATATCTTGATTCGTGATAATTACGAAGTAAGTTTGTTGCTAGATCAAATTGACCTTGAATGTAACACGATGGTTAAACTGCTTGCTAATAGCACGAAACACAACTTCAATCACAACAATTATTTAGTCTTTGATTTGAATAATAATCTTGTTGCAAAACAACTAATCGAAAATATTATTACCCTGGGCCTTAACCAACAAGGTAAAAATATTCAGCCAATTCAGGCGATGATGCGCGCGCTAATTCTTTGCGTTGAAGATAGTGACATAGTTAAGGAAGTAATTAATTTTATCGAAGTCAAACAGGATAAAAACTTGCAAATTATTGAATACCTAAATAACCATTATCAGACTGTCACGTTGAATAGCTTAGCAGATCATTTCGGCTATAATTCCAACTACCTCGGCAACAAAATTAAAGAATCGTCCGGTCATACCTTTAAAGAATTATTGCAAATGCGCCGCTTAAATATTGCTTGCAACTTAATCCAGATTACCAAAATGCCGCTTGATGAAATAACTGCATTTGTCGGTTACGATAATCCATCCTCATTATTTCGCCTTTTTAAAAGTTATCTTCATCTTTCTCCACAAGAATACCGGAAACGCATTTTATTACCCCGACAGTTGGATGAAAATGAGGGTATTTCGCTTAATCCTTACTTTGAAGAATAA